In a single window of the Bacteroidales bacterium genome:
- a CDS encoding MMPL family transporter produces the protein MFKFSSFVIKFRSAIIAVCLLFTAVMLFFLKDIKINADITTYLPESDSVVARFNYISKHYSTSQLAVIIVEAEKDIFTKETLEHISTLTKELEKFNGVSFVTSITNVLDIKLPANINEMLADSSLTKTNIDISALPQNFEDLKKMQNNASLQKSLAQFASFQNTLTIPRLIDENNIPQSAEELKKLKDYALSKKLYKDRLISSNSRYSVIICHLSESSERNDVAKKIREHVILKNFPEKFYFEGMPFQVLNILDFIMRDLFFLTPLIILVITLALLFSFRSLRGILVPVLAVGMGTIWSMGIMSLAGVKLSPISDAIPVVLFAVGAAYGIHIVNRFRLMVNSREEKKQQIVKALSEVGISVLLAGITTVMGFMSFIFGSYLSVITEFGIFTAIGVLFILMLSVTFTPALLSYFPAEKKAVSIGKTHKYDFLGEFIIRLSKVILRRPLMIIIIAAAVVIVSVVGIPFLQNKIDILNYFKPNSDIRRSASVMNKEFGGSLPIMVRVRGDIMNPQTLAKMKMVQGFMEQQPDISNAFSVVDFFEVLNSGEDKVNVPETMNIKDIQKQIHRSTPSEDNFKGMKELINRIWPLIQGEEMIKQMINPQKTEAIIQASVRNVDTERYREIYNSLNTFLAPLNTSNLLFEQTGMPGVYSNFDNSMKKNLIQSIILALVLVYICMVFLLRSAKSAIVGMIPLLVTMVLIFGFMGFSGIALDIATILIASITVGAGIDYAIHFITEYKRQISKGLNIDDAITNTLKVTGRPIIINVITIMLGFLVLIFASMMPLINFGILIAITMFFSGMGSITILPSIIKLFNLRLVKKLPGEKT, from the coding sequence ATGTTTAAGTTTTCATCGTTTGTAATAAAATTCAGGTCGGCCATTATTGCCGTATGCCTGTTGTTTACGGCAGTTATGCTGTTTTTTCTTAAAGATATAAAAATTAATGCAGATATAACAACGTATCTTCCCGAAAGCGATTCGGTAGTGGCAAGGTTTAATTATATCAGCAAGCATTACTCCACAAGCCAGCTGGCAGTTATTATTGTTGAAGCTGAGAAAGATATTTTTACCAAAGAAACCCTGGAGCATATCAGCACACTGACCAAGGAACTGGAAAAATTTAACGGGGTAAGTTTTGTTACGAGCATCACCAATGTGCTGGATATAAAACTACCGGCTAATATTAATGAGATGCTGGCTGATAGCTCTCTTACAAAAACTAACATTGATATCTCCGCACTGCCTCAGAATTTCGAAGATTTGAAAAAAATGCAGAATAATGCATCTTTACAGAAATCTTTAGCTCAGTTTGCCAGTTTTCAAAATACGCTTACCATTCCCCGCCTCATTGACGAAAATAATATTCCTCAATCTGCTGAGGAACTGAAAAAGCTTAAGGATTACGCACTGTCTAAAAAACTGTACAAAGACCGCCTGATATCTTCTAACTCCAGATATTCGGTAATCATATGCCATTTAAGCGAGTCGTCAGAACGAAATGATGTTGCCAAAAAAATAAGGGAGCATGTAATTTTGAAAAATTTCCCTGAAAAATTTTATTTCGAGGGAATGCCTTTTCAGGTGCTGAACATATTGGACTTTATCATGAGAGATTTGTTTTTTCTTACACCTCTTATTATTTTAGTTATCACTTTAGCTTTGCTGTTTAGTTTCAGAAGCCTGCGGGGCATTTTGGTTCCGGTGCTGGCTGTGGGTATGGGGACGATATGGAGCATGGGTATTATGAGCCTAGCAGGGGTGAAGCTTTCACCTATTTCTGATGCAATACCTGTTGTGCTTTTTGCTGTGGGGGCGGCATACGGCATCCATATTGTAAATCGCTTCCGGCTGATGGTAAACTCCAGAGAAGAAAAAAAACAACAGATTGTCAAAGCGCTTTCTGAAGTGGGAATTTCAGTGTTGCTGGCAGGGATTACAACCGTAATGGGTTTTATGTCGTTTATCTTTGGTTCTTACCTGAGCGTTATCACTGAGTTTGGCATTTTTACAGCCATTGGAGTTTTGTTCATCCTGATGCTTTCCGTAACATTTACACCGGCTCTATTATCTTATTTTCCTGCTGAAAAGAAAGCGGTAAGCATTGGAAAGACTCATAAATATGATTTTTTGGGAGAATTTATTATCAGGTTATCCAAAGTTATTTTGCGCCGCCCGCTTATGATAATTATCATCGCTGCCGCCGTAGTTATCGTATCGGTTGTCGGAATTCCTTTTCTTCAGAATAAGATTGACATACTGAATTATTTTAAACCCAATTCCGATATCAGACGTTCGGCATCAGTCATGAACAAAGAGTTTGGAGGCTCACTGCCTATCATGGTTCGCGTAAGGGGCGATATCATGAATCCGCAAACCCTGGCGAAAATGAAAATGGTGCAGGGATTTATGGAACAGCAGCCGGATATCAGCAATGCTTTCTCTGTTGTTGATTTTTTTGAAGTGCTAAATAGTGGAGAGGATAAGGTCAACGTGCCTGAGACAATGAACATAAAAGATATTCAGAAACAAATACATCGTAGTACACCCTCAGAAGATAATTTTAAAGGCATGAAGGAATTGATAAATCGTATATGGCCATTGATACAGGGGGAGGAAATGATTAAACAAATGATAAACCCGCAAAAGACAGAAGCTATCATACAGGCTTCGGTCCGTAATGTTGACACGGAACGTTACCGCGAAATTTATAATTCGCTGAACACATTTCTGGCGCCGCTCAATACCTCAAATCTTTTGTTCGAGCAAACGGGTATGCCGGGTGTGTATTCAAACTTTGATAACAGCATGAAGAAAAACCTGATTCAAAGCATTATACTTGCGCTGGTACTTGTTTATATATGTATGGTTTTTTTACTGCGCTCTGCCAAAAGCGCCATAGTGGGAATGATACCCCTGCTGGTTACCATGGTGCTTATTTTCGGTTTTATGGGATTTTCGGGTATCGCACTGGATATTGCTACCATCCTTATTGCAAGTATAACGGTTGGCGCAGGCATTGATTATGCCATTCACTTTATAACCGAATACAAACGGCAAATATCGAAAGGGCTGAATATTGATGATGCCATCACAAATACATTAAAAGTTACCGGCAGGCCGATAATAATTAATGTAATAACTATCATGCTGGGGTTTCTGGTGCTTATATTCGCCAGTATGATGCCACTAATCAATTTCGGAATACTCATTGCCATTACCATGTTTTTTAGCGGCATGGGCTCTATCACCATTTTGCCATCTATTATAAAGCTCTTTAACCTTAGACTTGTGAAAAAATTACCTGGGGAAAAAACATAA
- a CDS encoding MMPL family transporter, producing MRKFSTLVIKFRAFIIIAFTLLTAFMAYFLKDLKINPDITTYLPKSDSVVARFNYIGRNYSSSLMAIVIVEAEKDVFTKETLEHTSELTTSLKLVEGVDYVTSLTNVLDIKKTDDGFEISRLIEENNLPKSSEELKKIKEYTLGKKLYRGNLVSEDSKYTVIVCRVNQDVDKNSVARKIKESVLSKKFPEKYYFEGVPFQLMNIMDLVIKDLMLLTPLIVLLIAFTLFISFRTFRGILIPVLAVAMGVIWSMGLMSILHVELSPISDAIPVVLFSVGSAYGIHIYNRFKRVVRDKSLKKEQSASALREVGLAVLLAGLTTVMGFLSFVFNAYLNIIKEFGIFSALGVFFVLIISITFSPALLSYFPVEKTHFQPLKAGKFHFLERFLNKLSAFITFHPKKILISSLLLLLGMVAGIPLIKDKIDILNYFRPETDMRITASIMNKEFGGSLPIMVLVRGDIQNPLVLEKMKKIKIFLEQQPDIKNVSYVGDFIEEMNDCMGEGKKIPDSRDKVSNLMFLIEGDDMLRQMINNDKTEAVIQAYVRNVETKRYREIYSSLNKLIESLSTNEITFTQSGMPGIYSNFDDSLMNNLLQSLVLSLVLIFITMIFLLRSIKSAFVGIIPLLFTMVVIFGFMGYAGIALDICTILIASITVGAGIDYSIHFITEYKNHIIKGRSIKDAISNTILISGKSIVINIITVMLGFLVLIFANLLPLVNFGILVAITMCFSGIGAITILPAVITLFNLKLVNKNKIISN from the coding sequence ATGAGAAAATTTTCAACATTGGTTATTAAATTCAGGGCATTCATAATAATTGCCTTTACACTACTTACGGCTTTCATGGCGTATTTCCTTAAAGATTTAAAAATAAACCCGGACATCACAACCTACCTGCCGAAAAGCGATTCTGTTGTTGCAAGGTTTAATTATATAGGCAGAAATTATTCCTCAAGCCTGATGGCGATTGTTATTGTGGAAGCTGAAAAAGATGTTTTTACAAAAGAAACTTTGGAACATACCAGCGAGCTTACAACATCCCTGAAACTCGTTGAAGGTGTTGATTATGTTACCAGCCTTACCAATGTACTCGACATAAAAAAAACCGATGATGGTTTCGAAATATCTCGTTTGATTGAAGAGAACAACCTTCCGAAAAGCAGCGAGGAATTAAAAAAAATTAAAGAATATACTTTAGGAAAAAAGCTTTACAGAGGAAACCTCGTTTCGGAAGATTCAAAATATACCGTAATCGTATGCCGCGTCAATCAGGATGTTGACAAAAACAGCGTGGCTAGAAAAATAAAAGAATCCGTTCTTTCAAAAAAATTCCCTGAAAAATATTATTTCGAAGGCGTACCTTTTCAGTTAATGAATATAATGGATTTGGTTATTAAGGACTTAATGCTGCTGACGCCTTTAATTGTATTGCTTATTGCTTTTACTTTATTTATCAGTTTTCGGACATTTCGAGGCATATTGATTCCGGTTTTAGCTGTGGCCATGGGCGTTATCTGGAGCATGGGGCTGATGAGTATTTTACATGTAGAGCTTTCACCGATTTCTGACGCCATACCGGTTGTGTTGTTTTCTGTAGGAAGCGCATACGGGATACATATATACAATAGGTTTAAGAGAGTTGTAAGGGATAAAAGCCTCAAAAAGGAACAATCGGCATCAGCATTGCGTGAAGTTGGGCTGGCTGTTTTATTGGCGGGCCTGACTACCGTTATGGGTTTTCTTTCTTTTGTCTTTAACGCCTACCTGAACATTATCAAGGAGTTTGGAATTTTTTCTGCATTGGGTGTTTTCTTTGTACTTATAATTTCTATCACATTTTCTCCGGCATTGCTGTCGTACTTTCCTGTAGAGAAAACTCATTTCCAACCTTTAAAAGCAGGGAAATTTCATTTCCTGGAAAGATTTCTCAACAAACTCTCCGCTTTTATCACATTTCACCCTAAGAAAATACTTATCTCTTCGCTGTTATTGTTGTTGGGTATGGTTGCAGGCATCCCGCTGATAAAAGATAAAATTGACATTTTAAATTATTTTCGCCCGGAAACGGATATGCGTATCACGGCATCCATAATGAATAAAGAATTTGGTGGCTCACTACCCATTATGGTTCTTGTCAGGGGTGATATTCAGAACCCGCTTGTACTCGAAAAAATGAAAAAAATAAAAATATTTTTGGAACAGCAACCCGATATAAAAAATGTTTCTTATGTGGGCGATTTTATTGAAGAAATGAATGATTGCATGGGCGAGGGAAAAAAGATTCCTGACAGCCGCGATAAGGTTTCGAACCTGATGTTTCTTATTGAAGGGGACGATATGCTGCGCCAAATGATTAATAACGATAAAACAGAAGCGGTTATACAAGCCTATGTCAGGAATGTTGAAACGAAGAGATACAGAGAGATTTATTCTTCTTTGAATAAACTTATAGAAAGTTTAAGCACTAATGAAATTACTTTTACACAGTCGGGAATGCCGGGGATTTATTCCAATTTTGACGACAGCCTGATGAATAACCTATTGCAAAGCCTTGTTCTTTCCCTGGTGTTGATTTTTATTACCATGATATTCTTGCTGCGTTCCATCAAAAGCGCTTTTGTGGGAATAATCCCGCTCTTATTCACTATGGTTGTTATTTTTGGCTTTATGGGTTATGCGGGAATCGCGCTGGATATTTGCACTATCTTAATAGCAAGTATTACCGTCGGAGCAGGCATTGATTATTCCATACATTTTATTACAGAATACAAAAATCATATTATTAAGGGCCGAAGCATTAAAGATGCTATCTCTAATACCATTCTTATATCAGGGAAATCCATAGTAATCAATATCATAACAGTTATGT
- the purL gene encoding phosphoribosylformylglycinamidine synthase subunit PurL, giving the protein MKKDKSEKKVTLETAQMLGLNEEEFKKIKEILGRMPNFNELSVFSVMWSEHCSYKNSIFWLKKLPKEGPQMLAKAGEENAGMVDIGNGMACVFKIESHNHPSAVEPYQGAATGVGGINRDIFTMGARPIAQLNSLRFGNLALDRTKRLVKGVVKGIGDYGNAFGVPVVAGETNFDECYNQNILVNAMSVGVVKASNTVSATSKGVGNPIFIVGSSTGKDGIHGATFASEDITENSAEDLPSVQVGDPFQEKLLLEASLELIKSGCVVGMQDMGAAGIVCSTSEMSEKGEHGMDIFLDKVPLRQKNMKPFEILLSESQERMLVVIEKGREDVAKKIFEKWDLNCAEIGKVTKGGMLNYYMNGEIVAKIPAESLVLGGGAPVYQRDYKEPEYYKKSKKFNINSVPEPADLRPVARMLLAIPNICSKKWVWEQYDSMVGTKNMTTNMPADAAAVNLKGTDKALVMTVDCNARYVYADPRIGTEIAVAEAARNIVCSGGKPLAVTNCLNFGNPYNPEVYWQFVHAIKGMSNACKKFGTPVTGGNVSFYNQSNMDGKVVPIFPTPVIGMIGLLEHKSMLMTMDFKQKGDMIYMLGENRNDINSSQYLVNYHKVPLSPPPYFNIDKEFITHYVLGELISSSLINSAHDVSEGGLFIALFECGMFRNLGFDITTDCEIREDAFLFGESQGRILVSVSQEKEAEFLDFIVDTRANCTLLGHVTKGEMRVDDISYGQVKDAKKIYDNALEEYLK; this is encoded by the coding sequence ATGAAAAAAGACAAATCAGAAAAGAAGGTAACTCTGGAGACGGCTCAGATGCTCGGCCTTAATGAGGAAGAGTTTAAGAAGATAAAAGAAATATTGGGCCGTATGCCGAATTTTAATGAGCTCAGCGTGTTTTCGGTGATGTGGTCGGAACATTGTTCCTATAAGAATTCCATTTTCTGGCTGAAAAAACTTCCCAAGGAAGGGCCGCAGATGCTTGCCAAAGCCGGCGAAGAAAATGCCGGCATGGTGGATATCGGAAACGGTATGGCCTGCGTGTTTAAAATTGAATCACATAACCATCCTTCGGCTGTGGAACCTTACCAGGGGGCTGCCACGGGTGTCGGAGGTATCAACCGCGACATTTTTACCATGGGAGCCAGGCCTATAGCCCAGCTTAATTCCTTGCGATTTGGTAACCTGGCTCTTGACCGTACCAAACGCCTTGTGAAAGGGGTGGTAAAAGGAATTGGCGACTATGGCAATGCTTTTGGTGTGCCTGTTGTAGCAGGAGAAACCAATTTTGACGAATGTTATAATCAGAATATTCTTGTGAATGCTATGTCGGTGGGGGTGGTGAAAGCGAGTAACACCGTTTCCGCCACATCAAAAGGTGTAGGCAATCCCATCTTTATTGTGGGCTCATCCACTGGCAAAGACGGCATACACGGCGCCACTTTTGCTTCGGAAGATATCACCGAGAACTCTGCCGAAGACCTGCCTTCAGTGCAGGTTGGCGACCCTTTTCAGGAAAAACTTTTACTGGAAGCATCGCTGGAACTGATAAAATCAGGATGTGTGGTCGGAATGCAGGATATGGGGGCTGCCGGAATCGTCTGTTCAACTTCCGAAATGTCGGAGAAAGGAGAACATGGTATGGATATTTTTCTTGACAAAGTACCCCTCAGGCAGAAAAATATGAAACCTTTTGAAATTCTCCTGTCCGAGTCGCAGGAACGTATGCTGGTAGTCATAGAAAAAGGCAGGGAAGATGTCGCCAAGAAAATTTTTGAAAAATGGGATCTCAATTGTGCAGAGATAGGCAAAGTGACCAAAGGAGGCATGCTTAACTATTATATGAACGGCGAAATTGTGGCAAAAATCCCTGCCGAATCGCTGGTGCTGGGAGGAGGCGCACCCGTGTATCAGCGTGATTATAAAGAACCGGAGTATTACAAAAAGTCAAAAAAATTTAATATCAACTCTGTTCCTGAACCTGCCGACCTGAGGCCTGTGGCCAGAATGCTGCTCGCCATCCCCAACATCTGTTCAAAAAAATGGGTGTGGGAACAGTACGACAGTATGGTGGGAACTAAAAATATGACTACTAACATGCCTGCCGATGCTGCCGCGGTAAACCTCAAAGGGACAGATAAAGCATTGGTTATGACGGTTGATTGTAATGCCCGTTATGTTTATGCAGATCCACGTATTGGAACGGAAATTGCCGTAGCGGAAGCCGCACGTAACATCGTCTGTTCGGGAGGTAAACCATTGGCAGTTACCAATTGCCTCAACTTTGGAAACCCTTATAATCCGGAAGTGTACTGGCAGTTTGTGCATGCCATCAAAGGCATGTCAAATGCCTGTAAAAAATTCGGCACTCCTGTTACAGGCGGTAATGTAAGCTTTTACAACCAGTCAAATATGGACGGAAAAGTGGTGCCGATATTTCCTACTCCGGTAATTGGCATGATAGGACTGCTGGAACATAAGAGCATGCTTATGACTATGGATTTCAAGCAGAAAGGCGATATGATATATATGCTGGGGGAAAACCGCAACGACATAAATTCCTCACAATACCTTGTGAATTATCATAAAGTGCCTTTATCGCCTCCGCCATATTTCAATATTGACAAGGAATTTATTACACATTATGTTTTGGGGGAATTGATAAGCAGCAGCCTTATCAACTCAGCGCATGATGTGTCGGAAGGCGGGCTTTTTATTGCATTGTTCGAGTGCGGAATGTTCAGAAACCTTGGTTTTGATATCACAACCGACTGTGAAATACGTGAAGATGCATTTCTTTTTGGAGAAAGCCAGGGCAGGATATTGGTGAGCGTGAGTCAGGAAAAAGAAGCGGAATTTCTTGATTTTATTGTGGATACAAGGGCCAATTGCACATTGCTGGGACACGTAACCAAAGGCGAAATGCGTGTTGACGATATTTCTTATGGCCAGGTGAAGGATGCCAAAAAAATATATGATAATGCTCTGGAAGAGTATTTAAAGTAA
- a CDS encoding TetR/AcrR family transcriptional regulator, which translates to MKETIMHAAREVFSKFGFRKTTLEDIAKHIGKGKTALYYYYKNKEEIFGAVLDFEVERFSNEMINTLEHETSPQKKLRRYITKRMELYNYVLNFYSAIKSEYLENVAVFEKIRQKYDQMEIEIVSDILSEGIAKNEFVARDVHLTAYAIILAMKGFEYPFSYQQDIIKMEEDIDKLMDVLFYGIIKTPTK; encoded by the coding sequence ATGAAAGAGACAATTATGCATGCGGCAAGGGAGGTCTTCAGTAAGTTCGGCTTCAGGAAAACAACGCTTGAGGATATTGCGAAACATATTGGTAAGGGAAAAACCGCCTTGTATTATTATTACAAAAACAAAGAAGAAATATTCGGGGCGGTGCTTGATTTTGAAGTTGAAAGGTTCAGCAACGAAATGATAAACACCCTTGAACATGAAACAAGCCCTCAGAAGAAACTGAGACGTTACATCACGAAACGCATGGAATTATACAATTATGTTTTAAATTTCTATAGCGCCATAAAAAGTGAATACCTGGAAAATGTCGCTGTCTTTGAGAAAATCAGGCAAAAGTACGACCAGATGGAAATTGAAATCGTTTCGGACATTCTCTCGGAAGGAATTGCGAAAAATGAATTTGTTGCCCGCGATGTTCATCTGACAGCCTATGCTATCATCCTTGCCATGAAAGGCTTTGAATACCCTTTTTCATACCAGCAGGATATCATAAAAATGGAAGAGGATATTGATAAACTCATGGATGTACTCTTTTACGGAATAATAAAAACCCCAACAAAATAA
- a CDS encoding TonB-dependent receptor: MRKVFFFTFFTLIFSINTFCQTDTLFIKEVLIHADKIAFIDPGGIRNVQVIQAEDISKLPVATLPELLNYLTATDIRSRGANEVQADVSIDGGSFEQTLILLNGIRVNNPQTGHHNLDIPIEISKVKRIEIMKGSGARLFGPGAFSGVINIITSDYDESFVSVSASGGMYGLIDGNISSNINSKNSNNFFSFNYKQCLGYTTNTDFNVWKGFYRGSFKFKNSSFALQAGYQDKAFGANSFYSFKYPEQYEKTKSGLMAITYSYSKKTNLIINGYLQLHHDRFQLFREDAPVWYINHNYHLTEVKGGSVEMSFYPILGKTNIRGEFYNEIINSNVLGETTSDTIKDIWDKNGFFTNKSSRNTFNVSINQTLSKKRTSFTFGILLNYNNKFGFDFCPGFDFMANISPKLKVFFSANKSLRAPSFTELYYQSPVNRANPELMSEKAYQAEGGLNYKNKGLQINITGFYRYGKNIIDWVKEPDSSIWESSNITELHTWGAEAIININFEDFNIKKCFLQTLRLSYSYIDSYKKSGDLISYYVMDYLKHKLTLSTDVKIYKSLGFNLTLLLQDRNGSYTDFATGGEKSYAVFLVGDAKVFWRPLNFDIFVACNNIFNTRYYDFGNIQMPGAWVTGGIRYLFNFKTKNHGN, translated from the coding sequence ATGAGAAAAGTGTTTTTTTTCACATTTTTCACTTTGATATTTTCAATAAATACATTCTGCCAGACAGATACTTTATTTATTAAAGAAGTATTGATTCATGCTGATAAGATTGCATTTATTGACCCCGGAGGCATCAGAAATGTTCAGGTGATACAGGCTGAAGATATCAGTAAACTACCCGTTGCTACCCTTCCCGAATTGTTAAATTATTTGACTGCTACCGATATCCGCTCCCGCGGAGCAAATGAAGTTCAGGCTGATGTCAGCATTGACGGAGGTTCATTTGAGCAGACACTTATCCTGCTCAACGGAATACGTGTCAATAACCCCCAGACAGGCCACCACAACCTGGATATTCCTATAGAAATCAGCAAAGTAAAACGCATCGAAATCATGAAAGGTTCGGGAGCACGGCTTTTTGGCCCGGGCGCTTTCAGTGGGGTGATAAACATCATTACTTCCGATTATGATGAAAGTTTTGTCAGCGTATCGGCTTCCGGCGGTATGTATGGGTTAATCGACGGAAATATTTCTTCAAATATCAATTCAAAAAACAGCAATAATTTTTTTTCTTTTAATTACAAACAATGTTTAGGGTACACAACAAACACTGATTTCAATGTCTGGAAAGGATTTTACAGAGGGAGTTTCAAATTCAAAAACAGCAGCTTCGCTCTGCAGGCAGGATATCAGGATAAGGCCTTTGGCGCCAACAGCTTTTACTCCTTTAAATATCCCGAGCAGTATGAAAAAACAAAATCAGGACTCATGGCAATCACCTATTCATACAGCAAAAAAACAAACCTGATTATCAATGGGTATTTGCAACTGCATCATGACCGCTTTCAGCTTTTCAGGGAAGATGCTCCGGTATGGTATATAAATCACAATTACCATCTTACAGAAGTTAAAGGAGGCAGTGTTGAAATGAGTTTTTATCCAATACTTGGTAAAACCAACATACGCGGCGAGTTTTATAATGAAATAATCAACAGCAATGTTTTAGGGGAAACAACTTCTGATACCATAAAAGATATCTGGGACAAAAACGGCTTTTTTACAAATAAATCTTCACGAAATACATTTAATGTATCTATAAACCAAACTTTAAGTAAAAAAAGGACAAGCTTCACTTTCGGTATTTTGCTGAATTATAATAACAAATTCGGTTTCGATTTTTGTCCCGGCTTTGATTTTATGGCTAACATCAGCCCGAAGTTAAAAGTTTTCTTTTCTGCCAACAAATCATTACGTGCACCAAGTTTTACCGAGCTATATTACCAGAGCCCTGTAAACCGTGCCAATCCCGAATTAATGTCCGAAAAAGCCTATCAGGCAGAAGGCGGGCTGAATTATAAAAATAAAGGGCTTCAAATAAATATTACCGGATTTTACCGTTATGGCAAAAATATCATTGACTGGGTAAAGGAGCCGGATTCAAGCATTTGGGAAAGCTCAAATATCACAGAGCTGCACACATGGGGTGCTGAAGCAATCATAAATATAAATTTTGAAGATTTCAATATCAAGAAATGTTTTCTGCAGACATTGCGTTTATCATATTCATATATAGATTCGTATAAAAAAAGCGGGGATTTGATTTCATATTATGTTATGGATTATTTGAAACACAAGCTCACACTGAGCACAGATGTAAAAATCTATAAATCCCTTGGCTTCAACCTGACGCTGCTTTTGCAGGACAGAAACGGCAGTTACACCGATTTTGCGACAGGAGGCGAAAAAAGTTATGCGGTATTTCTAGTCGGGGATGCCAAAGTTTTCTGGCGTCCGCTGAATTTTGATATTTTTGTGGCATGCAACAACATTTTCAACACCAGGTATTATGATTTCGGCAATATTCAGATGCCTGGTGCTTGGGTGACGGGAGGTATCCGATATTTATTTAATTTTAAAACAAAAAATCATGGCAACTAA
- a CDS encoding SDR family NAD(P)-dependent oxidoreductase: protein MATKKKTVIVTGASSGIGKACATIFAQNNFKVIVTGRRLELLKSLAASLKKKYDAEVLVLNFDVRNYDEVALAIKKIPAQWKSIDILINNAGLAAGLEPINEGKIDDWTQMIDTNIKGLLYVSRCIIPGMIHRKKGHIINIGSIAGKESYLNGNVYCATKAAVDSLTKSMRIDLLEHNIKVSQIAPGAAQTEFSEVRFKGDKVKAKKAYEGFTPLTGDDIAGAVYFVASLPAHVNVNDLLIMPTSQANTTHLLKK from the coding sequence ATGGCAACTAAGAAAAAAACTGTAATAGTTACAGGCGCCAGTTCAGGCATCGGCAAAGCATGCGCCACTATTTTCGCACAAAATAATTTTAAAGTCATAGTTACAGGCAGAAGGCTGGAGTTGTTAAAATCGCTGGCCGCTTCATTAAAGAAAAAATACGATGCTGAAGTTTTGGTATTAAATTTTGATGTCAGAAACTATGATGAGGTGGCTCTGGCCATTAAAAAAATACCTGCACAATGGAAAAGTATTGACATTCTCATCAACAATGCTGGGCTCGCCGCAGGCCTTGAGCCTATAAACGAAGGCAAAATTGACGACTGGACACAAATGATAGATACTAATATAAAAGGGTTACTCTACGTCAGCCGTTGCATCATTCCGGGAATGATACATCGAAAAAAAGGCCACATCATCAACATTGGTTCCATTGCCGGTAAAGAAAGTTATCTTAATGGAAATGTTTACTGTGCTACCAAGGCAGCTGTTGATTCTCTCACTAAGTCCATGAGGATAGACTTACTGGAACATAATATCAAAGTGAGTCAGATTGCCCCGGGTGCAGCACAAACAGAGTTCTCCGAAGTCAGATTTAAAGGAGATAAAGTGAAAGCAAAAAAAGCATATGAGGGATTTACACCATTGACAGGAGACGATATTGCAGGTGCTGTGTATTTTGTAGCATCCCTGCCAGCACACGTCAATGTGAACGACCTGCTCATT